The sequence TGAGAGGAGCATGGGGTCCAACTGGCTGGGTGAGCCTCTCCCTTCAATTTTCACTCCCCCTGACCCTGGATCTCAGCAGTGGTTCCCAAAGCTGATTGATGCCTGTAATCACTGaggagttttttaaaaactcagattcCTATCCTGGACATTATAAATCAGAATCACAAAATCCGGACCTCTGTACTTTCAAAAGCTTCCATTTGTGGCTCCAATAATCAGCCAAGTGGAGAAACAAGTCAATGATGACTTTAAGCTCCCTTAAAACTCTGCCCCTTTCTAAGCATATTAAACTTGGGGGCATAAAATTAAATCAAAGTGCAGAGAAATCGATGAATTGAGAATGAACTGAGAAGGAATTCGGCCTCCCTATGCCTGACCTCCTTAGCGTCAAGAAGCTACACTGCCTGGCAAATCACTCCCTGGCAGCTCTCTTTAACCCAAAGACCATCTATGGAAATGGTCAGACTGGCTGCTCGTGGTCCCTCCCAGCAGCTCATCTCAGCAAGCATCAGGGCAGGACAAGAGGACAGGCAGAAGGAAGATGTGCAGAGACCCCCAGGCTCACCCCCAGGTCTGCTTCATAGTTGGTGTTGGTCACAAAGGTCACGGGCCGGGAGGGGTCCAAGGCTTTAGTGTGGGCAATCAGCGTCCTGTCCACGGAGGGCAGAAGACACGGTGCCGTCAGTCTGGGGAGGGCCTCAGGTTCCCCTCCTGAATCCTCTCTTTCCCATCTTCCCAGACAGAACACCCCCAAGACATGGCTTTCCTCCCTGCCTTCTAGGGCACTTCAGGTAAGCAAACGTGCTCCTCGAGACATCATGTTCCCTGACAtcattttctcttcctccctccctagaTCTTAGCCCCCTACCCGTCCCCCAAAGGGGGCCATCCTCAAGAGAGGAGAGGCACAGCTGAGATCTTTGAGCTGGGCGCTGCCAAAAGCAAGTTTCCTCATCTCCGACAAAACTAGGATGTTCTGCAGGTTAGGATGAGTATTAATGTAACACATCACTAGGGAGCGTGTCCTGGGAGGCAAGCTGTGCACTGGGCATTCACTAGAGACTTAAATAGGCATGTATTGGCCTGGCCAGAAAGTTCACTCGAGTTTTTCACCAATGTTATGAAAAAACACAAACTTTTTGCCCAACCCGAGCTCCAGCTGTGTGTCCAGAGCTCGTCTTTGCCCAGGAAGGTCCACTACTCAGAGCCTCCATCCAGGACAGGGGGATGCAGGCAGTGTCTCCTAGGGAGTATTTCCATGGCCTCTGCTGCCTCCGCAGTAAGTGAAATAATTCCCCACACCCGGCTATGATACAACTGCAGGATGGCAAGAAAACGAAGAAACCAAGGAACACGCCAGGAGGCTGGCCCACTGTGGGGAGATGGCCCCTATGTGAGGTTTCTGCCCAGGACAAtgcctgggggttgggggaagtTACTGGTATGCAGTGAACGGACAATGAACTTCAGGTGACCTGGTCCCGTCTAACAACGTAACTTTAGAATAGTCAGAATATGCCCGTCTTTGAAAATCTGTTTATAATTACATGCCTAGGTAAGTCAGCTTTATAAAGCTTAAAGCCCTTTACAGGTGAACTCAAAAGCATTGCAAAGTGGTTTTGAGCAGTTCTAACATGTACTAAATTTCCCAGGAATGGGGACAGCATAAATATCAAGGGAAGAcgcaggtggcttagtggtgaagaacccgcctgccaagcgGAAGACGCGGGCTTGATCActaggtcaggcagatcccctggagaaggaaatggcaacccactccagtattcagcctgggaaatcccaaggacagaggagcctggtgggctacagtccatgaggtcgcaaagagttggacacgacttagcgactaaacagtaaCAGCAGGGCTTGGTTTTGACTGGAGCTCTGTCGGCCATGGCTCAGTGCCTCAGAAAAGAGCAGAACGGAGGGAAATGCTGCTCGCGGCACCAGAGTCGCCCACTATGCTTTCCAGCTTCTGTAGCTGTGtttccatggagtttcccagaagGTGCAAGCGCCTGAGTCCTTCAGTGGCCCTTCTGGAAAGTCAGCCTCACACATTTATGTATTCTTTGACAAACGTCTCTTCCTTATGTCAGGCCACGTcactatcttttttctttaatttgaagtTTTATGTATAAATAGGTAGGTAACTCTGCATTTCATTTCAGGTGTGTCAAGGAGACACTTGGCTGAAATCATAATCTGGGTGGGTGGGTACCTTGTCCCCTGAATTGACCAGGGACAGATGCCCCTGGGCTGGAAGCAGCCCACACCCACCGCAGGGCCCACCGCCACTCTCCCGTGGCTGCCAGCCAAGGCTGAGCTGGGCCAGCAGGCTGCGGTCTCACCCGGGACCCGGCCCAGGCAAGGCAGGAGCACTCACTTGAAGTAGTAACCAGCCGGTTTCAGGAAGGAAGCGGGCTCATTGGCCAAGGACCACATTACAACGGCCGGGTGATTCTTGTCCCTGCGGATCATTTCCTCCATCACCTCCAGGTGGTGCTGCAGAGACACGTTGCTGAAGCTCTCGCTGCAGGCCAAGGGAGGAAAGGGAGCAGGTCagtctgattttctttctctctagtagaaactctgggcttccctgatgactcagtggtaaacaacccgccTCCCAACGTAGGAAacacaagttcgatccttgggtcgggaagatccactgaagaaggaaaatggcaacccactctcgtattctggcctggagaatcccatagatagaggagtctgctgggctacagtccatagggtcccagagtcagacacgactgagcgacagcatGCACGCACAGGCTGCCGAGCTGGGGGAGCCGCGCAGTGCAGACAGCAGGCACTCACACCAGCACGATGCCCACGCCAGGGCTCTCGTCGATGACTACGATCCCGTAGCGGTCACAGAGCTGCAGCACCTCCTCTGCGTAGGGGTAATGGCTGGTGCGGAAGGCATTGGCGCCCAGCCAGCGAAGCAGGTTGAAGTCCTTCACCAGCAGCGCCCAATCAAAGCCCTTCCCTCGGATCTGGAGGACAGCAGAGATGGGTGAGCCACTGCCCTCGACCCCATCCCAGACACGTTTCCACCAAGAGCTGGGCCCGCCGGAGTCACCCTATCAGCCCGCTATCCAGGCCAAGCACAGGCAGTGGTTTGGGGCCATTTGTTCTGAGCTGTCCTCAGCCACTCCAGGGGACGGGGAAGGGGATGGCGAGAAACGGGGACCCAGGAGCCCCTACTCACGTCTGAATCCTCATGCTTGTTGACCCCTCGGAAATAGAACGGCTTCCCATTGATGAGGAACTGGCTCTCAGTGACGGCCACGGTGCGGATCCCCACTGGGAGGGTGTAGAAGTCAGACACGGGCCCCACGGCCGTCTGCGCCGTCAGCTTCACCTGAGAAATCGAGCACTGGGCGTGAGGCAGCCTGACCGGCCTGAGCCCCATGCAGCCTCAGCTTCTCAGGACAGCCTCTGGCAAATCACCGCAGCCCACCTCTGGATCTGCAGGTGGAGAGAGGCAGAAATTATATCTGCTGTGAGCAAGAAAAAACTTTCGCCCACACTGTCGTGGGGCTTCTCTTACAACTCGGCCTCCCCACCAATGGCTGAAAAAAATCAGGCTGGGGACTCTTCAATCCAATGGACCAGGAAGCTGAGGGGGCCAGGCCTGCTGAAGCTAGGGCTGCTGGATGGGGGCAAAAGGCCTCCCCCAGCCCAATCCTCACCACCATTACCTCCAACGAGTACAGGTAGGCAGGGTGCTCATGCATCAGGTACGGCCACCAGAGGTGGGCACTGGGCACCTGCAGCTGGCCCTGGGCCCCTGCCCCTTTGGCCACGACTTTGCCTTCCTCATCCAGAAGAGACACGTCCACTTGGAAGTGGTCACTGCCCTGGACGATGATCTGGTAATTCACCAGCCCTACAGGAGACGAGAAATCAGATGAGAGAGAAGAGGGGGGCATGTGGCCTGTGGTACTACAGGTGAGAGCACGTTGAGGAGCTGGATGGGAGAGCCCgtctccaaggggatctttccaaacagGGAACCAAGCCACTCTGGGCCTGGCTGAGGGCAGATCCTGGCAGGAGCCTCACCAATGTCTTGGTCCATGTCGGTGGTGACGGTAATGTCATCGATGTAGGTGGTAGGTGTGGTGTAGAGGAGCACGGACCGATGCAGTCCCGCGTAGTTGAAGAAGTCAAACTTTGTGTTCTGGACAAAGTAACCCTTGGGGTACCTAGGACGGAGCAAGGGGACAGTGGCCTTGTCCTGAATCCTTCGATCTCAACTCACATGTCTCCTTGGCCTCCAAGAGCCAGGGCCTCACCTCTGCTGAAGCCACCCTGTCCCCTCGTGGGAAGACGTCTGGGCAAGgtagggagtgggggtgggggcgggggctgggcaaGGTGCTGCTCACATGGAGGGGTCCGTCTTGTAGAGGATGGTCCCAGGCGGCAGGGTGTGGGGGGACAGCGTGTTGTTGACGGCGATGGTGATGCGGCAGGAGGACAGGGGCCCGCTCTGGACCAGCTTGCTGATGTCAGCCTCGAAGGGGAGATGGCCCCCCTCGTGCTCTAACACATGGACCCCATTCACCCACTGCAGATACAGGGAGACAAGCGGGGATGGGGGGCCCGACAGTTTCtggcacaccctcacacacaagTGCAGGATGAGGGAAGCGGGCAGAGTGTGGCGGGCTGAGGGTTCTGCTAGTTGCCACTGACCTCGGGAGTGGAAGAATGGGGCTCCAGAGGAATAGAAGGGACCACTCTCCGCCACCCAGGGCACACTCCCCAGTGTGGGGCCTTAAATTTGCCCCCGCCCCCGCATGTACCCCAGAGGCAGGCCGTCAGGTGACGGCTGGGAGCAGGCACCCCAGGACAGCCcatcccccaccctgccccacgcCTGGCCACCCGCTCTGCCTGCCGCCCGCTGCACTGACCACAATGGCATAGTAGTGGGCGCTGCCGATCCTCAGAACCACTCTTGTGCCCAGGTCTTCGGTCCACCGCTGGGGCAGGGTGATCTCCCGTTCATACCACACCCAGCCGACAAAACTCCGCAGCTGCCCATCCTGGCCCACGTCGTTGAAGCTGGAGGGCACCGGCATGTCCAGGGTAGGGCCCGACTGAGGAGACAAGGGTGGGAATTAGGTCCAGATCACCCGGGAAACTAAAGGGCCAGGTCCCCCAGCAATTCCTCCTGCAGGACAAAGCTGGACAAAATGACTTCTCCCCAGGgcccttcctggtggcccagcaataaggaatctgctttgcaatgcacgggacacaggttcgatcctggtctgggaagattccacatgctgcagggcaattaagcccaAGCACCAAAACTAAGACTGGATGCAGCCAAATACTTATTAGGCtgcacattaaaatatttaaaaaaagacgtCTCCCAGACCCTCCCAGATTCCAGACCACCCTACCAGCAACTCACCAATGTCTTTTAtggattcatttaatttttatgactCCATGAAGCAGACccagtcactcactcactcattcactcaaggGTGCACAGGGAACACCCACATGGCGTTCTAGGTGCTGGGAATAGAACACTGAACATGGCCTCTGCTGTCAGTGAGCAGCTCTGTGTAGAGTGTGTGGAGAGGGGCAGGGAACTATCTtggggtcagggaaggcctctgggGGCCAGGGCCCATGAGATCAACCTCTGGACATCCTGGCAGAACCTGAGCCCCACAAGGAACCCACTGAACCTCTTGACCCTGAACACCTCAGGGAGAAGGCAAGGCAGGAGCGGACAGATAGCTCAGTGAGTCTGGAAGCAGCTTGGGGAAGAGCTTCCTGAAGACACAGATGGGACAAGGGCGCTCGGAGGAAGCGGGATTCCCTGCCCCTCACAGCTGTACGCCCAGTggctggcccacagcctgccacaCAGTGAGGACCCAGTAAATactgactgaatgaatggataaCTTTCTGATGACACCAACAGCAAGGATGCTTTGTGTCCCAGGTCTGGTGGGAGCAGAAGTTCTTTCTCAGGGCAGGGGGCACCAGAGTTTCCATGGAAAGGGGTGTGCCCAGGGCCACAGCCAGCCTGGGGCAAGAAGGATATCCAGAAATGAGACCCTGACTAAGAGGAAGATGATCAACTGACTGCCACCAGGAGGAAGGCTGGTCGGGGAGCCGGGGCGCTTTGCAGAGGAAACTGTGAGTGGGGCACGTGCCCAGCT is a genomic window of Bubalus kerabau isolate K-KA32 ecotype Philippines breed swamp buffalo chromosome 23, PCC_UOA_SB_1v2, whole genome shotgun sequence containing:
- the GUSB gene encoding beta-glucuronidase isoform X2, encoding MLRGSAGAWAVLGPLLWGCGLSLLQGGMLYPRESRSRERKELDGLWSFRADFSDNRRQGFEQQWYRAPLRESGPTLDMPVPSSFNDVGQDGQLRSFVGWVWYEREITLPQRWTEDLGTRVVLRIGSAHYYAIVWVNGVHVLEHEGGHLPFEADISKLVQSGPLSSCRITIAVNNTLSPHTLPPGTILYKTDPSMYPKGYFVQNTKFDFFNYAGLHRSVLLYTTPTTYIDDITVTTDMDQDIGLVNYQIIVQGSDHFQVDVSLLDEEGKVVAKGAGAQGQLQVPSAHLWWPYLMHEHPAYLYSLEVKLTAQTAVGPVSDFYTLPVGIRTVAVTESQFLINGKPFYFRGVNKHEDSDIRGKGFDWALLVKDFNLLRWLGANAFRTSHYPYAEEVLQLCDRYGIVVIDESPGVGIVLVESFSNVSLQHHLEVMEEMIRRDKNHPAVVMWSLANEPASFLKPAGYYFKTLIAHTKALDPSRPVTFVTNTNYEADLGAPYVDVICVNSYYSWYHDYGHMEVIQLQLATQFENWYKAYQKPMIQSEYGADAIEGFHEDPPLMFSEEYQKGLLEQYHVVLDQKRKEYVVGELIWNFADFMTNQLGETFPFHRRSGFSWGWREDLLGA
- the GUSB gene encoding beta-glucuronidase isoform X1, translating into MLRGSAGAWAVLGPLLWGCGLSLLQGGMLYPRESRSRERKELDGLWSFRADFSDNRRQGFEQQWYRAPLRESGPTLDMPVPSSFNDVGQDGQLRSFVGWVWYEREITLPQRWTEDLGTRVVLRIGSAHYYAIVWVNGVHVLEHEGGHLPFEADISKLVQSGPLSSCRITIAVNNTLSPHTLPPGTILYKTDPSMYPKGYFVQNTKFDFFNYAGLHRSVLLYTTPTTYIDDITVTTDMDQDIGLVNYQIIVQGSDHFQVDVSLLDEEGKVVAKGAGAQGQLQVPSAHLWWPYLMHEHPAYLYSLEVKLTAQTAVGPVSDFYTLPVGIRTVAVTESQFLINGKPFYFRGVNKHEDSDIRGKGFDWALLVKDFNLLRWLGANAFRTSHYPYAEEVLQLCDRYGIVVIDESPGVGIVLVESFSNVSLQHHLEVMEEMIRRDKNHPAVVMWSLANEPASFLKPAGYYFKTLIAHTKALDPSRPVTFVTNTNYEADLGAPYVDVICVNSYYSWYHDYGHMEVIQLQLATQFENWYKAYQKPMIQSEYGADAIEGFHEDPPLMFSEEYQKGLLEQYHVVLDQKRKEYVVGELIWNFADFMTNQSPVRMIGNRKGIFTRQRQPKSAAFLLRERYWKLANETRYQRSAVTSQCVGSGLFTV